In the genome of Bacillus thuringiensis, the window CTCGATTTCTCGGAATTGATATTTCAAGCGGAAAGGAATGAACAAGTTCATTAACCCCATCTTCCCTTGTTTCTACATAATCAATTGACTTTGCTGGCGATAGTTCTCTTAATGAATACGCCGAATCATCTTTTCGTGCAACATACTCTCCCGTTAAATCTAATTGCCCTCTCACAATTACTTCATGATCAAGCTCTTCTATCTCAACGTCTGGATCTAACGAAATTGACAAAAGTTCATCGACTTCCTGTCCCTTTTGGAACCAAACAGATTCTTTTAATGAAAATCGTAACGAATGATCTGCAGCCACTTCTTTTCCCCCTCCCAAACTATATGTCATTACAGATTTATGTAGGGAAAGCTTACTTTATGAATAAAAAAAATCGCTCCCCTTATGGAGAGCGATTTTTCTCTAATACATTATTTTAATTTTGACATTGCAATTTCAGCTGCTGCAATCGTCGCCTCAATATCTGCGTCACTATGTGCTGTCGATAAGAATAAACCTTCGAATTGAGATGGCGGTAAGAATACACCTTGTTCTACCATTTCACGATAGTAAGCCGCAAAGAATTCTAAGTTTGAAGATTTTGCTGCATCGTAATTAATAACGGGCTCATCTGTAAAGAAAATACCAATCATAGAACCTGCACGGTTAATATGATGCGGAATGCCATGTTTTTCAGCTACTTTACGTAATCCAGCTTCTAACATTTCAGCTTTACGCTCAAATTCTACATATGATTCTGGCGTTAACTGTACTAACGTTTCATAACCTGCTGCCATTGCAAGTGGGTTACCTGATAAAGTACCAGCTTGGTAAATCGGTCCGCTTGGCGCAACTTGGCGCATAATTTCTGCTTTACCACCGTACGCTCCTACTGGTAAGCCACCACCGATTACTTTACCTAAACAAGTTAAATCAGGTGTTACACCGTAGTAACCTTGTCCACAGTTATAAGCAACACGGAACCCTGTCATTACTTCATCAAAAATAAGCAGTGCACCGTTTTGTTCTGTTACTTCACGAAGCCCCTCTAAAAATCCTGGTTGCGGAGGAACTACACCCATATTCCCTGCCACTGGTTCTACAATTACACAAGCAATATCATCACCGAATTGTTCAAAAGCGTATTTCACACTTTCTAAATCATTATAAGCTACTGTAATCGTATTTTTCGCTACACCTTCTGGTACACCAGGGCTATCTGGTAAACCTAAAGTCGCCACACCAGAACCAGCTTTAATTAATAACGAATCACCATGACCGTGGTAACAACCGATAAATTTCAAGATTTTATTACGACCTGTATAACCACGAGCTAGACGTAGTGCACTCATTGTCGCTTCCGTTCCAGAGTTAACCATACGCACAATCTCAATTGATGGTACGCGCTCAATAACAAGTTTCGCTAATTTATTTTCAATTTCTGTTGGTGCACCGAAGCTTGTACCTCTTTCAGCAACTGATTTTAACGCTTCTACCACACGATCATTTGCATGACCATGAATTAAAGGCCCCCATGATAATACGTAGTCGATGTATTCATTCCCATCAATATCATATACTTTAGAGCCTTTTCCACGCTCCATAAACAACGGATTCATCCCAACAGATTTAAAAGCACGAACCGGGCTATTTACGCCACCAGGCATTAAGTCTTGTGCCTCTTCAAACGCCGCAATCGACTTATCAAACTTTTTCATTATTTAGCGCCTCCTTCTTGTAACCATTTTGCTGCATCTTTCGCATGATACGTAATAATTAAGTCTGCTCCTGCACGTTTCATACTAATTAATTTTTCAAGAACAACTTCTTTTTCATTAATCCAGCCATTTTGCGCTGCCGCTTTAATCATCGAATATTCACCACTTACGTTGTAAGCAACGATTGGTAAATTGAAGTTATTTTTCACATCACGAATGATATCTAAGTAAGAAAGAGCTGGCTTTACAATTAAGAAATCAGCACCTTCCATTACATCTGATTCTGCTTCACGGAATGCTTCCATACGGTTCGCTGGGTCCATTTGATATGTTTTACGGTCACCAAATTGCGGTGCACCGTGCGCAGCATCACGGAATGGCCCATAAAATGCTGATGAATATTTCACAGCGTACGACATAACTGGCACGTGTCCAAAACCATTTTCATCTAATGCATGGCGAATTGCTGTTACGAAGCCGTCCATCATGTTTGATGGCGCAATAATGTCCGCTCCTGCTTTCGCTTGACTTACAGCTGTTTTCGCAAGAACTGCAAGAGACTCGTCATTTAAAATAATACCATCTTCAATTACACCGCAATGACCATGGCTTGTAAATTGACATAAACATGTATCCGCAACTACTACTAGCTCAGGGAAATCACCTTTAATTTGTTGAATAGCACGTTGTACAATTCCATGATCACAATATGCTGATGATCCAACTTCATCCTTTTCAGCAGGTAAACCAAATACAATAACAGAACGAATACCTAAATCAACAACTTCTTGCATTTCAGCTTGCAATAAATCTAAAGACATTTGATATACGCCTGGCATAGAAGGAACTTCATTACGAACATTTTCACCTTC includes:
- the hemB gene encoding porphobilinogen synthase yields the protein MNSLQFNRHRRLRQSGGMRALVRETFLHTEDFIYPIFVLEGENVRNEVPSMPGVYQMSLDLLQAEMQEVVDLGIRSVIVFGLPAEKDEVGSSAYCDHGIVQRAIQQIKGDFPELVVVADTCLCQFTSHGHCGVIEDGIILNDESLAVLAKTAVSQAKAGADIIAPSNMMDGFVTAIRHALDENGFGHVPVMSYAVKYSSAFYGPFRDAAHGAPQFGDRKTYQMDPANRMEAFREAESDVMEGADFLIVKPALSYLDIIRDVKNNFNLPIVAYNVSGEYSMIKAAAQNGWINEKEVVLEKLISMKRAGADLIITYHAKDAAKWLQEGGAK
- the hemL gene encoding glutamate-1-semialdehyde 2,1-aminomutase, whose translation is MKKFDKSIAAFEEAQDLMPGGVNSPVRAFKSVGMNPLFMERGKGSKVYDIDGNEYIDYVLSWGPLIHGHANDRVVEALKSVAERGTSFGAPTEIENKLAKLVIERVPSIEIVRMVNSGTEATMSALRLARGYTGRNKILKFIGCYHGHGDSLLIKAGSGVATLGLPDSPGVPEGVAKNTITVAYNDLESVKYAFEQFGDDIACVIVEPVAGNMGVVPPQPGFLEGLREVTEQNGALLIFDEVMTGFRVAYNCGQGYYGVTPDLTCLGKVIGGGLPVGAYGGKAEIMRQVAPSGPIYQAGTLSGNPLAMAAGYETLVQLTPESYVEFERKAEMLEAGLRKVAEKHGIPHHINRAGSMIGIFFTDEPVINYDAAKSSNLEFFAAYYREMVEQGVFLPPSQFEGLFLSTAHSDADIEATIAAAEIAMSKLK